The Macadamia integrifolia cultivar HAES 741 chromosome 4, SCU_Mint_v3, whole genome shotgun sequence genome contains the following window.
gtttttttatttttattttttatttttatttttttattattattattatttaaaattttatttattttttaattttttaatcatgACAGTGATTTTCCTGGGAATTAGACATCTGTCCTATTTTTCGTGGAATGGCTGGCCAGAAGAGTAACCACGGGAAACGGTCCCATTCACAAGCTGACTATGCAGAAAATGGTGGAAGTAAGAGACGAAATCCTGGTGATGATAGAGATCAGTATACTCCTGGACCAGATGATACTGTATACCGTTATCTTTGTCCTGGAAGAAAGATTGGAAGTATCATTGGTAGGGGAGGTGAGATTGTAAAGCAATTAAGGGCAGAAAGTCAATCTAAGATTAGGATTGGCGAGAGCATGCCAGGGTGTGACGAACGTGTCATCACTATATTTAGTTCAAGCCGGGAAAGCGAAGATGGAGATGTTGTTTGCCCGGCACAAGATGCTCTTTTTAAGGTGCATGATAGGCTTGTCGCTGATGAGGCGGGTGAAGAAGATGCTGAAGGGGCTCGGGAAATTACTGTTCGGATGCTTGTACCATCAGACCAAATTGGGTGTGTGATTGGTAAGGGTGGGCAGATAATCCAGAGTATTCGTAGTGAAACTGGTGGTCAGATTCGTATATTAAAGAATGAACATCTGCCTCGCTGTGCTCTTAGTACTGACGAACTTCTCCAGGTATGATGTTTTCATATATTTTATACATATCTCTGGTGTTTAAGGTGCATTAATTATGCATCATGTAATCCACATGTTGTCTTCATTAATTTTGCTGATCACTGATTTTTGGCTTCAGGTATTTAGATTCTTGAGTATCTTACATGATTGGAGGCAACTACCCCATGTTAATTTTGGGAGAATATTAAAATTATGTGGACCGATGGTTTTTgtcattattaaatattaatatcgTTGTTATTATATTTATACTATAAAAAtactattgttattattttctgGTAAGATACCATTGTTATCCAACTTCCTATATTACTGTTTAGAGCGGTTGAGtcggtttttttttgggggagttTAGCAATCTGAGATAGAGTATGAATTCGTGATCCGTGCAGAGTACTTACTGATTGGATAGATGAATTGAGAAATGCCTTCTTGAAGTAGGTTTTTTGTTACAGTGATGTGCATGCGGTCGACTGTTGTAGGGGTATTATTTGATTGTGGGAGAGGAATGAGATAGAGAGAACAACTCGCGTTCAAATCTATAAATGACTGAATCAGTGCCATGGAGGCTAAATACTTGATTGAGAGTTGATAGTTGTGATTCCATTTTCATATCTGTCATTGGCTCTTTTGCAGGCGCAAACTTTGGTGCTTTGATGTTTATATCCAAATACTTGATTGAGAGTATTTGTTATTCCATGTCATCTCAGCCATTGCAGGCATAATCTTTGATGCCTTGATGTTTATACGGCTCAACTAATCATGGTCTCAACTAAATTCTGTTTGCTAATGTTATGACTTTGCTTAAAATGTTATTGGTGTCAGATAACTGGAGAAGCCGAAGTTGTGGTGAAGGCTCTCCAAATATTGTCATCTCGCCTCCGTGATAATCCTTCTCGATCTCAGCATCTGCTTACATCTGCCCCATCGAACATGTATCAATCAGGTGGCACTTTTATGGGTTCGAATGCTGGTGCACCGATTGTTGGTTTGGCTCCATTGATGGGTCCTTATGGTGGATACAAGAGTGACACGAGAAGTGAGTGGTCCCATGCTTTTTATCCTGCTCCAAGAGATGAAGCGTCAGCAAAGGATTTCTCTCTTCGTTTGCTTTGCCCAACTGGAAATATTGGAGGAGTTATTGGAAAGGGTGGTTCCATTATCAAGCAAATCAGGCAGGAGTCTAGGGCATTTATTAAAGTTGATAGTTCAGCTTCTGAGGAAGATGATTGCATTATAACAATCTCAGCAAAGGAGGTGAGCATCTTAGCTGTTTGTAGATTTTTCATGGGCAAATTACTAAGGGTTTAAGAGGCATGGTTCTGATGGTATTTTCCTCACTTGTTTTCCAGTTTTTTGAAGACCCCATCTCTCCAACTATTGATGCTGCCGTGCGCTTGCAGCCAAAATGCAGTGAAAAATCTGATAAGGATTCAGATTCATCCATCTTGACTCGTCTGCTTGTGCCTGTCTCACGTATTGGTTGCCTTATTGGTAAAGGTGGATCTATTATATCTGAGATGAGGAGACTCACAAAAGCAAACATTCGCATACTTTCAAAGGAAAACCTTCCAAAAGTGGCATCTGACGATGATGAGATGGTGCAGGTAGGGCaatattcaaaatttttcttgatACATGTAGATTGTGTTCTCTGCATTCCTTTTGGGCCATCTTTGTATTTGTCATCTATATCTTAGGGCAACGCATTGTGTTTGCATTGTTATCTAGATCTCTGGAGACCATGATGTTGCAAGGAACGCTTTAATTCAAGTGACCACACGGTTGAAGGCCAATTTTTTTGAGAGGGAGGGTGCATTGTCCACGTTTCCACCAGCTCTTTCCTACCTTCCAATGTCTGCTGATGTTACAGATGGTTCAAAATATGGCAGTAGGGACAGTAAATCACATGGACGTGGGTACTCCTACTCCATGGGTTATGGCGGTTCTAGTGATGTTAATGATTCATATGGAAGTTATAGTGGATCACAGGTATTGTTTCCGCATTGATTCTGTTTGCGTagtatatttttattatttttctttctgtgCATTGATCATATCAGTGGCTATGTGGTCGTCTCAAAATTTGTCTATTGTGTTTTAGTTATTTGTGCCTATTTATAGCCGTCCTTATTTGCTTTAGATTATACTGTTAACCGattaattattatattatatctttcttgcttttcttatatatatatatatatatacatgtgtaAGGGAAATGGTCATTGGCCGATTGTGCCTCCTATGCCCATAGACGTGACCATGTGAAAAGACTGCCCTGCCCCCCTGTGTGGATGCCGATGCATTCACTCACATTGGCCCAGCCACTGCTGAGGCCATACGACCTGGCAACAAACCTCCGCCGttgtatatattattttatattgtatattatatatatatatatgtatgtatggtTATATTTATGTTTTATATACTTTTCTCTATTGTTATATTTCTGTTTCTGCAGAGTGGTGCTGGGGCTTATGGAGCATATGGTAGTTACTCTTCGGGCCGTTCTGGTAGTGCGGGGTAAGaagttcttctccctttcttaaCAGCCTATACTGAGGTGTTTTGCATTAATTTATACCCCTTTTGGAGGCATTTTTGTATTTAATCTTTTTTCTATTGATTAATGGGGGAATATTCCAGTTGTCCATCAGTAATATCTGTAATAAGCATAAAGTGTCGTTTATGTACATCTGCATGTGGACCCTGATTTTAAGCTTCCTTTGCCAGGTTATCTGGTACGAACCCGGTTTCCCATGGGAAACATCATGTTTACTAGGTGTCCCTGATGATTAGGGCCTGCAGGTAGATCATTGACTCCTTTGATATTTCAATCCTTTGGATTAATGTTGAGTTGCTTTGTTATATTCTAGTGATATGATACTTTACAGGAATTTGCTATCATAACCTAGCCAGCCGTCCTATATTTAGATTTCTAATGCTCCTGTTTTACCTTTGTTGCCTTCCCTTCCCATTAAAACAGCTTGAGATCTATGAAGCCTGAAGCCAGCCTACTGCCTCTTTGATGAAGCCTCCAGCCTAGACCCGAAGACCAGATGAACAGGGTTTGAGAAACCAATGGCCCACCTATGAAGCTTTGTTTAGAAGGACCAACTTTATCCGGAGATGTTAATTTCTACTATTCAATCCTTTTGCAGCCTTGACACCACATTTTACTGATCTAAAATATTGTGTGCTCCCAAGTCCCTATGTAACCAGCAAGCCTTACAGGTTGTGGCAACTATTTCGACCATTTTGCAAAACTATACTTGGTGTGGTCCATGAGTATCTCCTCCTTGGTGGTTCTGTTAGGTTATTGGTTTCAAGTTAAAATTAGATCTCAGCTGTAacagttttatttttttcctttcaagtaATGGGATGTGGGTGGGGTGGGTGTTAGAGCCTTGGAAACTAGGTAGTAGGTCAGACTGGTTTGTGGTGGAACCATCATTTCGTTTTATTTTGATGCAGACAGTAATCAGTGATTAATTGTTATGCATTGTACTCAGAAAATGTTTTGTTATAATTTTGCACATATATGTTTAATGCCTTATATTCAGTAGGTTTTTTTGTGTCTGGGTGTACATCAGAATGTGCATGCTTGGATCCACCGAAATGTGATTGCCTGCAGTTCCCCAGTCCCCCTGAACTTccttattttttgtaatttcctCCAAGAAGTTCTCGGCAAACAATTCACATGTGTTTGTTTAGATGCATTAACAGTATTTTGGAAAATGCCATTTCTCTATATCTGGTAGTTAATGAACTGGTTGGTAGTTTTGCTACACAAGAAGCAGTTTATAAAGCCACAAATTGGTTAAAAAGCTGTGTGTTGGCATCTTGATACATGTTCAGGTCATTTTTTTGGAGGCTCTAGGGTCTGATGTCAACACCACAGTGATTGAGGAGCGCTCCTGATTGCCTCGAGGAGTAGGTTGGATATATCTCTGATATCTGTTCTGACCTTTGGATATGTGAGCTGTTTTGCAGATCATTAGGATGTTAGAGGTGCACACATTTTATGTGGTAGGTTTATTCTCTGCCATGTGATGTGTGTTAATGTTAATTTGTCACCTTGATCAAATGCAATTTAAGCCTTTGATGGAGTTAATTTGGCAGGTTTTTAGGATTGTTGTTTCTGCATAAGGGCAGGTAAGTTATTCTATGACTAGGCTCATTTTAATCAGGTAATCTTAATTTCTATTACATTGGTGTTGCGTATATTGCAAGCTAATTTAGTTTGACAACTTTTGTGTTTAATCTTTGCCATTGATACATTCACTGTTGGGTTTTTTGTTTTACTAGTGTGGACCTATTGTTGTTTTtcgttctttttcttttaaatttgttTTAATCTCTTATTTGTTTGAACTGGGCAAGCAATCTTAATGTTATGCCCAAGTTTAGGAACTTACAACTGCCTATATTTTCCTTTCCTCACGTTTCAACTGAATGATCTCTGTTTTTCATctcatttctcttatttattttttttattctctgttTTCAATAGTTTTTCGTCCGTGAGCTATGTTTCATATTGAATACTTCTTTCTTTTGCTGGAGTACACAGGTTAGTATTGATGAGTTGCTGCCATGGATTGGGTGCAACCATCCTTACAGAGTTGGTCATACTTTAGTGTCCTTAAAAGAGTAAATTATAAGATAATTAATTATGGCAGGAACTAGTTGGATAGGAAGTTAACTATTTTACTTTGGTGGTTTTTATGTTCTCTTACTGTTCACTAGTCGGAGTGTCGTGATGTGGGATTGCCAAGTGGAGTCCACTGGTACAAGAGGCAAAAAGAACATGAAAGATTTATTTTCCCTCAGTTATTGAGAATGGACAATTTTGCTATTCGATAGTTCGGTTTTAGAAGATA
Protein-coding sequences here:
- the LOC122077172 gene encoding RNA-binding KH domain-containing protein RCF3-like isoform X2, with protein sequence MAGQKSNHGKRSHSQADYAENGGSKRRNPGDDRDQYTPGPDDTVYRYLCPGRKIGSIIGRGGEIVKQLRAESQSKIRIGESMPGCDERVITIFSSSRESEDGDVVCPAQDALFKVHDRLVADEAGEEDAEGAREITVRMLVPSDQIGCVIGKGGQIIQSIRSETGGQIRILKNEHLPRCALSTDELLQITGEAEVVVKALQILSSRLRDNPSRSQHLLTSAPSNMYQSGGTFMGSNAGAPIVGLAPLMGPYGGYKSDTRSEWSHAFYPAPRDEASAKDFSLRLLCPTGNIGGVIGKGGSIIKQIRQESRAFIKVDSSASEEDDCIITISAKEFFEDPISPTIDAAVRLQPKCSEKSDKDSDSSILTRLLVPVSRIGCLIGKGGSIISEMRRLTKANIRILSKENLPKVASDDDEMVQISGDHDVARNALIQVTTRLKANFFEREGALSTFPPALSYLPMSADVTDGSKYGSRDSKSHGRGYSYSMGYGGSSDVNDSYGSYSGSQSGAGAYGAYGSYSSGRSGSAGSFFWRL
- the LOC122077172 gene encoding RNA-binding KH domain-containing protein RCF3-like isoform X1, with the protein product MAGQKSNHGKRSHSQADYAENGGSKRRNPGDDRDQYTPGPDDTVYRYLCPGRKIGSIIGRGGEIVKQLRAESQSKIRIGESMPGCDERVITIFSSSRESEDGDVVCPAQDALFKVHDRLVADEAGEEDAEGAREITVRMLVPSDQIGCVIGKGGQIIQSIRSETGGQIRILKNEHLPRCALSTDELLQITGEAEVVVKALQILSSRLRDNPSRSQHLLTSAPSNMYQSGGTFMGSNAGAPIVGLAPLMGPYGGYKSDTRSEWSHAFYPAPRDEASAKDFSLRLLCPTGNIGGVIGKGGSIIKQIRQESRAFIKVDSSASEEDDCIITISAKEFFEDPISPTIDAAVRLQPKCSEKSDKDSDSSILTRLLVPVSRIGCLIGKGGSIISEMRRLTKANIRILSKENLPKVASDDDEMVQISGDHDVARNALIQVTTRLKANFFEREGALSTFPPALSYLPMSADVTDGSKYGSRDSKSHGRGYSYSMGYGGSSDVNDSYGSYSGSQSGAGAYGAYGSYSSGRSGSAGLSGTNPVSHGKHHVY